aaaatacctgaaatcacagaaaaacacacaaactcatagtaaagtccagaaaagtgaattttagctaaaaactaataaaaatatactaaaaactaactagattatactaaaaacacactaaaaacaatgccaaaaagcatacaaattatccgctcatcagattacCATAAGGGCTACGGACACAAGACACAAGACTGCTTCGACCTGAAGGATGCTCTGGAACAAGTAATCAAGGACGAAAAACTAGCCGAATTCTCCCACCTTATCAGGGAGCCGAGGAGATGAAACCGCAACCACGATGGGGAAGACAAGACTCGGACGATAAAGCGACGACCGGAGCCAGAGGACAACGACCACGACCTTACCGTGGTGAATGTAGTAACCGCAAGAAACACGGCTCCAAGGTCGAGATCGGCGCACAAGAAAGACGCCAAAGTCCTGGCAGTCTCCTCCTCATTTGCGCGAAGCTCCAAAAGGCTtccccccatggtcatcacggccagggTTGGAACCGGCCTCGTTAAACGGATCCTTGTGGATATGGGTGCAGACTCGAATATTATGTTCTGTAACGTGTTCGACGCCTTGTGTTTACGGGATGCCGACTTAACGACTCACCAGCACGGTGTCGTAGGATTAGGcaaccacttcatcaagccgAACAGGATAATCTCCCTGTTGGTCTCTATAGGACAAGGACAGGGGCGAAGATCGATAATGGCTGAGTTTGTAGTAGATCACTACAAGGAGCAGAATTGAGATACAACAAATTGGAGAAACTGACATTGGCACTCCTGACCACTTTCCGTAGACTAAGGCAATACTTCCAAGGCCACCAGGTTATTGTGAGAACAAACCAGGGAATCCGTCAAGTGCTCCAGAAACCCGACTtggcgggaagaatgatgacttgggtCGTTGAGCTCTCCCAGTACGATTTGCGATACGAGCCCCGACACGCGATCAAGGTACAAGCAATGGCAGATTTCCTAGTTGAAGTAACGGGAAACCCAACCGAGGAAACGGGCATACGGTGGAGGCTCTATGTGGACGGGGCCTCTAACCAAACATCCGGAGGCACCGGGATCATCTTGGAAAGCCCTGCTGGGGTCATATACGAACAATCGATCAAGTTTGAGTTTCCCGTTTCGAACAACCAAGTGGAGTACGAGGCCCTCTTGGCAGGCTTAACCCTAGCTCGGGAAGTCGGGGCGGCGAGGCTGGAAGTGTGTAGTGACTCACAGGTCGTTACCTCACAAGTAAATGGAATCTACCAAGCCAGATACTCccagttgtagaagtacttggagaAGGTTAGAGAATTGAGTAAGCAGTTCGAGGAGGTCACGATCCAACACGTTCCGAGGGAAAGGAACACATGAGCAGACCTCCTACTCAAGCTAGCAAGCACGAAACTGGGAGCCGGCAACCGATCTCTCATTCAGGGCATAGTAAAGGAACCAGCGGTTGCCCTCCACTTGACAAAGATAGGCCCGTCCTGGATGGACCCCATCACTGATTTCCTGGAAAACGGCAAACTCCCCAACGATGAGAAGGCAGCTAAAGCATTGAGAAGGGAGGCAGCCAAATATGCGGTCATACAGGGGTAGCTGTTCAAAAAGGGACTCAACCAGCCCCTACTGAAGTGCCTGCAtcccgaccaaacggactacgtgcTCAGAGAGGTCCATGAGGGGTGCTGTGGTCAttacatcgggggcaaagccctagccaGAAAGCTCATCCGAGCTGGATATTACTGGCCATCGATGATGATGGAATCCAAAGAATTCGTAAGGAAATACGTCAAGTGCCAAgagaacgccaacttccacaaagcaCCGGCAACCGAGTTAAGCCTATTGACGTCCTCCCGACCTTTcgcacaatggggagtcgacctacTAGGCCCTTTCCCGGTTGGCCAAGGGCAAGTCAAATATCCCGTAGTCaccatcgactactacaccaaatggatagagacCGAATcactggccagcatatcctcGTCCAATTGtagaaagttcatgtggaggcaggtgataacccgaTTTGGCATCCCAGAAGCTGTCATCTCAGACAACAGGACATAAttcactgacaagaagttcatagAATTCCTTACCGGTCTGGGTATAAA
The sequence above is drawn from the Arachis hypogaea cultivar Tifrunner chromosome 4, arahy.Tifrunner.gnm2.J5K5, whole genome shotgun sequence genome and encodes:
- the LOC140184112 gene encoding uncharacterized protein; this encodes MMMESKEFVRKYVKCQENANFHKAPATELSLLTSSRPFAQWGVDLLGPFPVGQGQVKYPVVTIDYYTKWIETESLASISSSNCRKFMWRQVITRFGIPEAVISDNRT